Proteins encoded by one window of Sorangium aterium:
- a CDS encoding lipoprotein receptor, producing MRQAFGIGSILCVAIMAAAACTSVLGDFTVSEASATSTGGGDGCAAGTADCDGNPDDCEVNLLDDPQNCGACGAVCLDGGRCSATGCSGVTEIARGFPTIEAPNANLLTVYQGEVYWTAGEGTDGSVQKVSVLGGAVTTLAVGQNAPYGIAVNQHGVFWSNLNDKDVLTVDRNGARTPEVLFDSDFATLGVAADEDAVFWAQRAAGIGTPGEGSLIGKITMPDAEVDDEFHEDNNVSPHLIAIDREHVYWVDRSLRGSVNRTQRATGDTQRLAREQPFPYAIAVDDDHVYWTNSPRGDHAGELSAVMRAPKDGSENAAAVWTAIEDDDVAHASPDCIAVDGSDEFVYWTDQGSPRVMRKRKDGTGRTRPLYEGGTPRGIALAGGFVFWADESSGTIRKRAR from the coding sequence ATGCGCCAGGCGTTCGGAATCGGCTCGATTCTCTGCGTTGCCATCATGGCCGCCGCGGCATGCACCAGCGTGCTCGGGGACTTCACGGTGAGCGAAGCCAGCGCGACCTCGACCGGTGGAGGCGATGGGTGCGCGGCCGGCACGGCGGACTGCGACGGCAACCCCGACGACTGCGAGGTGAACCTGCTCGACGACCCGCAGAACTGCGGCGCTTGCGGCGCGGTGTGCCTGGACGGCGGGAGGTGCAGCGCGACCGGCTGCAGCGGGGTCACGGAGATCGCGCGCGGGTTTCCGACCATCGAGGCGCCGAACGCGAACCTGCTCACCGTCTACCAGGGCGAGGTCTACTGGACGGCGGGCGAAGGCACGGATGGCAGCGTGCAAAAAGTGTCGGTCCTCGGCGGAGCCGTCACGACGCTCGCCGTCGGCCAGAACGCTCCGTACGGGATCGCCGTCAACCAGCACGGCGTCTTCTGGTCCAACCTCAACGACAAGGACGTCTTGACGGTGGACCGCAACGGAGCACGCACGCCAGAGGTGCTCTTCGACTCGGACTTCGCGACCCTCGGCGTGGCCGCGGACGAGGACGCGGTGTTCTGGGCGCAGCGCGCGGCCGGCATCGGCACGCCGGGCGAGGGGAGCCTCATCGGCAAGATCACGATGCCCGACGCGGAGGTGGACGACGAGTTCCACGAGGACAACAACGTGTCGCCGCACCTCATCGCGATCGACCGAGAGCACGTGTACTGGGTCGATCGGAGCCTGCGCGGCTCGGTGAACCGGACGCAGCGGGCGACCGGCGACACGCAGCGACTGGCCAGGGAGCAGCCGTTTCCGTACGCGATCGCCGTGGACGACGACCACGTCTACTGGACCAACAGCCCGCGCGGGGATCACGCCGGCGAGCTGTCTGCCGTGATGAGGGCGCCGAAGGACGGCTCGGAGAACGCGGCGGCCGTCTGGACGGCCATCGAGGATGATGACGTGGCGCATGCGTCCCCCGACTGCATCGCCGTGGATGGGTCCGATGAGTTCGTCTACTGGACCGACCAGGGGTCGCCCCGCGTGATGCGGAAGCGCAAGGACGGCACCGGCAGGACGCGGCCGCTGTACGAGGGCGGCACGCCGCGCGGTATCGCGCTCGCCGGCGGGTTCGTCTTCTGGGCGGACGAGAGCAGCGGCACGATACGCAAGCGGGCCCGCTGA
- a CDS encoding class I adenylate-forming enzyme family protein yields MSTQHTARRDPRSDRFLIDSALRSFAASRPDHVALVCEGRRLTYRELDALADRCAALFREAGVQRGDRVMVALDNGVDAVVAYYGALRADGVPSLLGTAMRPRRLGQVMELAAPRVFVAARGMREGLAAVAELPPGARPAATFLSGAAPPAAPGPPPEGRDFQEALAGAPGEPPARRAIELDLATLCWTSGSTGESKGVMLTHQNLRNSTAAIGAYLEHTADDVILCVLPLSHTYGLFQLLVTHAFGGTVVLEKGFSMPWPIVQRMAEERATGFAGVPTIFASMLSLKNFAKADLSALRYMTNAAYGLPAPQLLRLRELLPNVSFFAMYGQTECTRVCYLPPSLALERPSSVGIAMPNEELWIEREDGTHAEPGEVGELVVRGPNVMRGYWRNPEATACALRPGPLPGEVVLHTGDLFKMDEDRYLYFVARKDDIIKTRGEKVSPLEVESVICKVPGVVEAAVVGVPDQVLGVAVKAAVVKAPDAAVTADDVRKKVRSELDEVAVPKFVEFMDSLPKTASGKVKKSELI; encoded by the coding sequence ATGAGCACGCAGCACACCGCTCGTCGCGATCCGCGCTCGGATCGCTTCCTCATCGACTCCGCGCTGCGATCGTTCGCCGCGTCGCGCCCCGACCACGTCGCGCTGGTCTGCGAGGGACGGCGGCTCACGTACCGGGAGCTCGACGCGCTCGCCGATCGCTGCGCCGCCCTGTTCCGCGAGGCGGGCGTGCAGCGCGGCGATCGCGTCATGGTCGCGCTCGACAACGGCGTGGACGCGGTCGTCGCGTACTACGGAGCGCTCCGGGCCGACGGCGTGCCGTCGCTGCTCGGCACCGCGATGCGACCGCGGCGCCTCGGTCAGGTGATGGAGCTCGCCGCCCCCCGCGTGTTTGTGGCGGCGCGCGGCATGCGCGAGGGCCTCGCCGCGGTGGCCGAGCTCCCGCCCGGCGCGAGGCCGGCGGCGACGTTCCTGAGCGGCGCGGCTCCCCCGGCCGCGCCCGGGCCCCCGCCCGAGGGGCGCGACTTCCAGGAGGCCCTGGCCGGCGCGCCCGGCGAGCCCCCTGCGCGCCGCGCGATCGAGCTCGATCTGGCGACGCTCTGCTGGACGAGCGGCAGCACGGGCGAGTCGAAGGGGGTCATGCTGACGCACCAGAACCTCCGCAACAGCACCGCGGCCATCGGCGCGTACCTCGAGCACACGGCGGACGACGTGATCCTCTGCGTGCTGCCCCTGTCGCACACCTACGGGCTCTTCCAGCTGCTCGTGACGCACGCGTTCGGCGGGACCGTCGTGCTCGAGAAGGGCTTCTCCATGCCGTGGCCCATCGTCCAGCGGATGGCCGAGGAGCGGGCGACCGGCTTCGCGGGCGTGCCGACGATCTTCGCGTCGATGCTCTCGCTCAAGAACTTCGCGAAGGCCGATCTCTCGGCGCTCCGGTACATGACGAACGCCGCGTACGGGCTCCCAGCGCCGCAGCTCCTGCGCCTCCGCGAGCTCCTGCCCAACGTCTCCTTCTTCGCGATGTACGGCCAGACCGAGTGCACCCGCGTCTGCTACCTGCCGCCCTCGCTGGCGCTCGAGCGGCCGTCCTCCGTGGGCATCGCGATGCCGAACGAGGAGCTCTGGATCGAGCGGGAGGACGGCACGCACGCGGAGCCGGGCGAGGTGGGCGAGCTCGTCGTGCGCGGGCCGAACGTGATGCGCGGCTACTGGAGGAACCCCGAGGCGACCGCCTGCGCGCTCCGGCCGGGGCCGCTCCCGGGCGAGGTCGTGCTTCACACCGGCGACCTCTTCAAGATGGACGAGGACCGGTACCTCTACTTCGTCGCGCGCAAGGACGACATCATCAAGACCCGCGGCGAGAAGGTGAGCCCCCTCGAGGTCGAGTCCGTGATCTGCAAGGTCCCGGGCGTCGTCGAGGCGGCGGTCGTCGGCGTGCCGGATCAGGTGCTCGGGGTCGCGGTGAAGGCCGCCGTGGTGAAGGCCCCTGACGCCGCTGTGACCGCCGACGACGTCCGCAAGAAGGTGCGGTCCGAGCTCGACGAGGTCGCCGTGCCCAAGTTCGTCGAGTTCATGGATTCGCTCCCCAAGACGGCGAGCGGCAAAGTCAAGAAGAGCGAGCTCATCTGA
- a CDS encoding aspartate carbamoyltransferase catalytic subunit, producing the protein MRRIYPHRHLLGIEGLSRTEIVALLDAAESLFDVSRRSVRKVPTLRGKTVVNLFYEPSTRTRTSFELAGKRLSADVINISVSTSSAVKGESLLDTVQNLQAMQPDVLVIRHAASGAPHHVAAHTRAAVVNAGDGTHEHPTQALLDAFTIRRAKGRLEGLEVAICGDIVHSRVARSNAHLLTTMGARVRFAGPRTLLPIAGESLGATVYDRIEPALEGADVVMMLRVQRERLSGSFLPSTREYSRTFGLNPARLALAKPDAIVMHPGPMNRGVEIDPRVADGAQSVILDQVEAGVAVRMAVLWILAAEANEFSATGEPRPAP; encoded by the coding sequence ATGAGGAGGATCTACCCGCACCGACACCTGCTCGGCATCGAGGGTCTCTCGCGAACCGAGATCGTGGCCCTCCTGGACGCCGCCGAGTCGCTCTTCGACGTCTCCCGGCGGAGCGTGCGCAAGGTGCCCACGCTCCGCGGCAAGACGGTCGTGAACCTCTTCTACGAGCCGTCGACGCGCACGCGGACGTCGTTCGAGCTCGCGGGCAAGCGGCTCAGCGCCGACGTCATCAACATCAGCGTCTCCACGTCGAGCGCGGTCAAGGGGGAATCGCTGCTCGACACGGTGCAGAACCTCCAGGCGATGCAGCCGGACGTGCTGGTCATCCGGCACGCCGCGTCGGGCGCGCCGCACCACGTCGCCGCGCACACGCGCGCCGCGGTCGTCAACGCGGGGGACGGCACGCACGAGCACCCGACGCAGGCGCTGCTCGACGCGTTCACGATCCGGCGCGCGAAGGGCCGACTCGAAGGGCTGGAGGTCGCCATCTGCGGCGACATCGTCCACAGCCGCGTGGCCCGCTCGAACGCGCACCTGCTCACGACGATGGGCGCGCGGGTCCGCTTCGCCGGCCCGCGCACGCTGCTTCCGATCGCGGGGGAGTCGCTCGGCGCGACCGTCTACGACCGGATCGAGCCCGCCCTCGAGGGGGCCGACGTGGTGATGATGCTGCGCGTGCAGCGCGAGCGGCTGAGCGGCAGCTTCCTGCCCAGCACGCGCGAGTACAGCCGCACGTTCGGGCTGAACCCGGCCCGGCTCGCGCTCGCCAAGCCGGACGCGATCGTGATGCACCCGGGGCCGATGAACCGCGGCGTCGAGATCGATCCGCGCGTCGCGGACGGCGCACAGAGCGTGATCCTCGACCAGGTCGAGGCCGGCGTCGCGGTCAGGATGGCCGTGCTCTGGATCCTGGCCGCGGAGGCCAACGAGTTCTCCGCGACCGGCGAGCCACGGCCAGCGCCCTGA
- a CDS encoding tetratricopeptide repeat protein, with translation MSWLAELALHLCRALHLLVLAIAPTWLSPEPLPAGALALSGALSAAALAAALGLSAWFAARLDTRLARNGAALLWIAIAAALAATLYYRGPRAPLAQGVVFVALPLWAALATLAAAAAERWLGSSFKHRRMGAAIVVIGLGVVQLNGAAPLLGSRERMWWAALRRDGAHLRAIDELARPLRERRKLDDLDGVAARCLKMHPASAAPAAPATCACLALRAEARLHARNAGAALRDAESARERCPEQSGTRAVLAEALAVAGRPERAEAEARAALEEGGDPSRLRYALALALERAGRLAEARAEADRAIDAGAGRKAQLLAGALAILAGDLDGAKARLTPLAEQDPSDAEALYNLALIADKRGDYNGARQGYLAALKADPRSADARYNLALLTFRAGIVEESRHHVRKFLDAFPDDPRGSQLAQTTGTPLGKTDKADKTDTTDGAALPGRPGARRSLQEPAAASSGSR, from the coding sequence GTGTCTTGGCTTGCTGAGCTCGCCCTGCACCTCTGCCGCGCGCTGCACCTCCTGGTCCTGGCGATCGCGCCCACGTGGCTCTCGCCTGAGCCGCTCCCGGCCGGCGCGCTCGCCCTCTCGGGAGCGCTCTCGGCGGCCGCGCTCGCCGCCGCGCTCGGCCTGTCGGCGTGGTTCGCCGCGCGGCTCGATACACGGCTCGCCAGGAACGGCGCGGCGCTGCTGTGGATCGCGATCGCCGCGGCGCTTGCGGCCACGCTCTACTACCGCGGGCCTCGCGCGCCGCTCGCGCAGGGGGTCGTTTTCGTCGCATTGCCCCTGTGGGCGGCGCTCGCGACGCTCGCCGCTGCCGCCGCGGAGCGCTGGCTCGGTTCGAGCTTCAAGCACCGGCGCATGGGGGCCGCGATCGTCGTGATCGGCCTCGGAGTCGTCCAGCTGAACGGGGCAGCGCCCCTGCTCGGGTCGCGCGAGCGGATGTGGTGGGCGGCGCTTCGCCGCGACGGCGCACACCTGCGCGCGATCGACGAGCTCGCGAGGCCGCTCCGCGAGCGGCGCAAGCTCGACGATCTCGACGGCGTCGCGGCGCGCTGCCTGAAGATGCACCCCGCCTCCGCCGCGCCCGCCGCGCCCGCCACGTGTGCCTGCCTCGCGCTGCGCGCCGAGGCGAGGCTGCACGCCCGCAACGCTGGGGCCGCCCTCCGCGACGCGGAGTCCGCGCGCGAGCGGTGCCCGGAGCAGAGCGGCACGCGCGCGGTCCTGGCCGAGGCGCTCGCCGTCGCCGGCCGCCCCGAGCGCGCCGAGGCCGAGGCGCGGGCCGCGCTCGAGGAGGGCGGCGACCCGTCGCGGCTCCGCTATGCGCTCGCGCTCGCGCTCGAGCGCGCGGGTCGCCTGGCCGAGGCCAGGGCCGAGGCGGATCGCGCGATCGACGCCGGCGCTGGCCGGAAGGCGCAGCTCCTCGCGGGAGCGCTCGCGATCCTGGCCGGGGATCTCGACGGGGCGAAGGCGCGCCTCACGCCGCTCGCCGAGCAGGATCCCTCGGACGCCGAGGCGCTCTACAACCTCGCGCTCATCGCCGACAAGCGCGGCGACTACAACGGCGCACGTCAGGGCTACCTCGCCGCCCTGAAGGCCGATCCCAGGAGCGCCGATGCGCGCTACAACCTCGCGCTCCTGACGTTCCGCGCGGGCATCGTCGAGGAGTCGCGCCACCACGTCCGCAAGTTCCTCGACGCGTTCCCGGACGATCCGCGGGGCAGCCAGCTCGCGCAGACGACGGGCACGCCGCTCGGCAAGACGGACAAGGCGGACAAGACGGACACGACCGACGGCGCCGCGCTTCCGGGCCGGCCCGGCGCGCGGCGGTCTCTGCAGGAGCCCGCCGCCGCGAGCTCGGGTTCTCGCTAG
- a CDS encoding acyl carrier protein, with protein sequence MSTSSIESTIRNFLVTSFGYRGATADLGSEVALLDQGILDSTAVLEIVQFLEQDLGIQVADEEMVPENFGSIARLVTYVSGKKNSN encoded by the coding sequence ATGAGCACTTCCAGCATCGAATCGACGATTCGCAACTTCCTGGTGACCTCGTTCGGATACCGGGGCGCTACCGCCGATCTCGGGTCCGAGGTCGCTTTGCTCGATCAAGGGATCCTGGACTCGACGGCCGTCCTCGAGATCGTTCAGTTCCTCGAGCAGGACCTCGGCATCCAGGTCGCCGACGAGGAGATGGTGCCGGAGAATTTCGGCTCGATCGCCAGGCTCGTCACCTACGTGAGCGGGAAGAAGAACAGCAACTAG
- a CDS encoding serine/threonine-protein kinase → MTPAAGNTVADRFRLVRPLRQGGMGSVWLAQHLGLDIPCAIKFMNAQGVSKEVRHRFEREAKVAAQIRSPHVVQILDHGVWQGTPYIAMEYLEGEDLDTRIQRVGRLDPHDTMAITAQVARALTKAHASGLVHRDLKPANIFLVRDDDREIAKVLDFGIAKDSTHQVTSTTKTGSLLGTPAYMSPEQAQGTKSIDHRSDLWSLAVVVFECLTGKLPFNSEAFGDLLLKIMVKPLPVPSQLAPVPPGFDAWWARAASREPEARFQSAKEFCDALAIALDLASESFEPRTSIVGPFRVSGERISVELGFAPRSRESAALPDAGPDSAAPSFGDAVTLIASSDAEVARTPAGSGATVASPGAAEAASAMAGRQMRSHTASALVSVVSTPVRRPVVGRALAAAAAGAVALVAVAFFALRGGSPDATGQPLAQPAPTASVSDAPRRPDVVAPATASAQAPEPPPSVAPAAAGSATASPVSATPASGPRAPAAQPAQAKPRSPTPPGSARRKPKPTDFGI, encoded by the coding sequence GTGACACCCGCCGCGGGGAACACCGTTGCCGATCGCTTTCGCCTGGTGCGTCCGCTCAGGCAAGGTGGGATGGGCTCGGTGTGGCTCGCCCAGCACCTCGGCCTCGACATCCCGTGCGCGATCAAGTTCATGAACGCGCAGGGCGTCTCGAAGGAGGTGCGGCACCGGTTCGAGCGCGAGGCGAAGGTCGCCGCGCAGATCCGCAGCCCGCACGTCGTGCAGATCCTCGACCACGGCGTCTGGCAGGGCACGCCGTACATCGCGATGGAGTACCTCGAGGGGGAGGACCTCGATACCCGCATCCAGCGCGTGGGGCGGCTCGACCCGCACGACACGATGGCGATCACGGCTCAGGTGGCGCGCGCGCTCACCAAGGCTCACGCGAGCGGCCTTGTCCATCGCGATCTCAAGCCGGCCAACATCTTCCTCGTCCGGGACGACGACAGGGAGATCGCCAAGGTGCTCGATTTCGGCATCGCGAAGGACAGCACGCATCAAGTCACCTCCACCACGAAGACCGGCTCGCTCCTCGGGACGCCCGCGTACATGAGCCCGGAGCAGGCGCAGGGCACCAAGAGCATCGATCACCGCTCGGACCTCTGGTCGCTCGCCGTCGTCGTGTTCGAGTGCCTCACCGGCAAGCTCCCGTTCAACAGCGAGGCGTTCGGCGATCTGCTCCTCAAGATCATGGTGAAGCCGCTGCCCGTGCCGTCGCAGCTCGCCCCCGTGCCGCCCGGCTTCGACGCCTGGTGGGCCCGCGCGGCGTCGCGCGAGCCGGAGGCGCGGTTCCAGAGCGCGAAGGAGTTCTGCGACGCGCTCGCGATCGCGCTCGACCTCGCGAGCGAGAGCTTCGAGCCCAGGACGAGCATCGTCGGCCCGTTCCGCGTGTCCGGCGAGCGCATCTCGGTGGAGCTCGGGTTCGCGCCACGATCGAGGGAGAGCGCGGCGCTCCCCGACGCGGGGCCCGACAGCGCGGCGCCTTCGTTCGGGGACGCGGTCACGCTGATCGCCTCGTCGGACGCCGAGGTTGCGCGGACCCCGGCCGGGTCCGGCGCGACAGTGGCCTCGCCAGGAGCCGCGGAGGCCGCGTCCGCGATGGCCGGCCGCCAGATGCGGTCGCACACCGCCAGCGCGCTGGTCTCGGTGGTGTCGACCCCGGTCCGGCGGCCTGTCGTCGGACGCGCGCTCGCCGCCGCGGCGGCCGGCGCGGTCGCTCTCGTGGCCGTCGCGTTCTTCGCCCTGCGCGGCGGGAGCCCTGACGCGACGGGGCAGCCGCTCGCGCAGCCGGCTCCCACGGCGTCGGTGTCCGATGCGCCGCGGCGGCCCGACGTCGTGGCGCCGGCCACGGCCTCCGCGCAGGCGCCGGAGCCGCCCCCCTCTGTGGCCCCGGCGGCCGCGGGCTCTGCGACGGCGTCCCCGGTCTCGGCGACGCCGGCGAGCGGCCCGCGTGCGCCAGCGGCTCAGCCCGCCCAGGCGAAGCCGCGCTCCCCCACGCCGCCGGGGAGCGCGCGCCGCAAGCCGAAGCCGACGGACTTCGGCATCTGA
- the pyrR gene encoding bifunctional pyr operon transcriptional regulator/uracil phosphoribosyltransferase PyrR: MEALLDPAAIGRGLRRVALQIAERGRGIDDLALIGIRRGGEPLAKRLAALLLEIEGHAPPVGAVDITLYRDDAATALPNPRIGPSHISFPVDGRRIVLIDDVVYTGRTIRAALDAVLDYGRPQRIELVALVDRGGRELPIHPDYVVRAVELAPGQRVDVVERAGELWALVTAAGTKLSEPPPPPEGT, translated from the coding sequence ATGGAAGCTCTGCTCGACCCGGCCGCCATCGGGCGCGGCCTCCGGCGCGTCGCGCTCCAGATCGCCGAGCGCGGCCGCGGCATAGACGATCTGGCGCTCATCGGGATCCGACGGGGCGGTGAGCCGCTGGCCAAGCGGCTGGCCGCGCTGCTCCTCGAGATCGAGGGGCACGCGCCGCCTGTCGGCGCCGTCGACATCACGCTCTACCGCGACGACGCCGCGACCGCCCTGCCGAACCCGCGCATCGGCCCAAGCCACATCTCCTTCCCCGTCGACGGCCGGCGCATCGTGCTGATCGACGACGTGGTCTACACCGGTCGCACCATCCGCGCGGCGCTCGACGCCGTGCTCGACTATGGGCGACCGCAGCGGATCGAGCTCGTCGCGCTCGTCGATCGCGGCGGCAGGGAATTGCCGATTCACCCCGACTACGTCGTCCGCGCGGTCGAGCTCGCCCCCGGGCAGCGCGTCGACGTCGTGGAGCGCGCGGGCGAGCTCTGGGCTCTCGTCACCGCCGCCGGCACAAAGCTCTCGGAGCCCCCCCCGCCACCGGAAGGAACATAA
- the nadE gene encoding NAD(+) synthase: MFSRDVLRIDAPAVAQEIEQAIRDQVFGTLRRRGAVVGISGGIDSSVVSTLCVRALGKDKVLGIFMPERDTSDDALRLGKLLAEGLGIEAVIENIKPALTGLRCYERQDEAIRMVYPDYNESWKFKITLPSILESDRLNVSQLTAQPPGEEPRVKRIPLNAYLQLVAATNFKQRIRKMMEYYHADRLNYAVAGTPNLLEYDQGFFVKQGDGAADFKPIAHLYKSQVYALAEYIGVPADIRRRAPTTDTFSMPQGQDEFYFALPYDKMDLCLYAYNNNVPAADAAAAVGITPQQVERVFKDIEAKRRVAQYLHAQPLLVRDQGHA, from the coding sequence ATGTTTTCGCGAGACGTCCTCAGGATCGATGCCCCGGCAGTAGCGCAAGAGATCGAGCAGGCCATCCGGGATCAGGTGTTCGGTACGCTGCGGCGGCGCGGGGCCGTGGTCGGGATCTCGGGCGGGATCGACAGCTCCGTCGTCTCGACGCTGTGCGTCCGCGCGCTCGGCAAGGACAAGGTGCTGGGCATCTTCATGCCCGAGCGCGACACCTCCGATGACGCGCTCCGCCTCGGCAAGCTGCTCGCCGAGGGGCTCGGCATCGAGGCGGTCATCGAGAACATCAAGCCCGCGCTGACCGGCCTCCGCTGCTACGAGCGGCAGGACGAGGCGATCCGGATGGTCTACCCAGACTACAACGAGAGCTGGAAGTTCAAGATCACGCTCCCCTCGATCCTCGAGAGCGACAGGCTGAACGTCTCGCAGCTGACGGCGCAGCCGCCCGGCGAGGAGCCGCGCGTGAAGCGGATCCCCCTGAACGCGTACCTGCAGCTCGTCGCCGCGACGAACTTCAAGCAGCGCATCCGCAAGATGATGGAGTACTACCACGCGGACAGGCTCAATTACGCCGTCGCCGGCACGCCGAACCTGCTGGAGTACGATCAGGGCTTCTTCGTCAAGCAGGGCGACGGCGCCGCGGACTTCAAGCCGATCGCGCACCTGTACAAGAGCCAGGTCTACGCGCTCGCCGAGTACATCGGCGTCCCTGCCGATATCCGCAGGCGCGCGCCGACGACGGACACGTTCTCGATGCCGCAGGGGCAGGACGAGTTCTACTTCGCGCTCCCCTACGACAAGATGGACCTCTGCCTGTACGCCTACAACAACAACGTCCCGGCCGCGGACGCGGCTGCCGCCGTCGGCATCACGCCGCAGCAGGTCGAGCGCGTGTTCAAGGACATCGAAGCGAAGCGCCGGGTAGCGCAGTACCTCCACGCGCAGCCGCTGCTCGTCCGCGATCAGGGCCACGCCTGA
- the asnB gene encoding asparagine synthase (glutamine-hydrolyzing), whose protein sequence is MCGIAGLINLRTDAPNPDRELALKMARALRHRGPDGFGIYRDRHVALAHSRLSIIDLDGGWQPMANADETLWVCFNGEIFNYIELREELTAKGHHFRTKSDTEALIHAYAEYGEAMVDRLNGQWAFVIWDVKQRRAFFSRDRVGINPLFWTVHRGVLRFASEVKSLFQDPTIPRAISREGLDEALTFWAPIAPLTPYEGIQQIPPGAVATLDLDRDVAPRVSVRFRPEFPAGRAPGGDEAGLVSSVREAVRGGSTIRLRADVPVGSYLSGGLDSTIVAALIASNREVPLRTFSVEFAEREFDEAEYQRAAVAHLGTSHASIQCRDADIAGVFPEVVYHAEAPLLRTAPAPLFILARLVRQSGYRVVLTGEGADEFFAGYDIFREDRVRRFWARHPDSKLRPQLLLRLYPYLQRSPVAQVEMAKAFFGRNLAQTDDPFYSHRPRWDATSRIKLMLDPAMREGIGDTAAADRLREQLPRDFMRWTPLARAQYLEITTLLSGYLLSSQGERMMMANSVEGRFPFLDPNVMDVADALPDALKLRTLDEKHVLKRAMGDLLPPGVLERKKQPYRAPVVQPFFGSGTPDYVEACLSPDAIKDAGIWQAQPVAALIAKCRKTGGKSMSNTDDMAFCAILSTQLMARDIIQGARVVSAADDTSGRLGVDVDRVRDAAG, encoded by the coding sequence ATGTGCGGTATCGCCGGCCTCATCAACCTACGCACCGACGCGCCGAACCCCGACCGCGAGCTGGCCCTCAAGATGGCGCGGGCGCTCCGCCACCGCGGCCCCGACGGCTTCGGCATCTACCGCGATCGCCACGTCGCGCTGGCCCACTCGCGCCTGTCGATCATCGACCTCGACGGCGGCTGGCAGCCGATGGCCAACGCCGACGAGACGCTCTGGGTCTGCTTCAACGGCGAGATCTTCAACTACATCGAGCTCCGCGAGGAGCTCACGGCGAAGGGCCACCACTTCCGGACCAAGAGCGACACCGAGGCGCTGATCCACGCCTACGCCGAGTACGGCGAGGCCATGGTCGATCGGCTGAACGGCCAGTGGGCGTTCGTCATCTGGGACGTCAAGCAGCGGCGCGCGTTCTTCTCGCGTGACCGCGTCGGCATCAACCCGCTCTTCTGGACGGTCCACCGCGGCGTCCTCCGGTTCGCCAGCGAGGTGAAGTCGCTTTTCCAGGACCCCACCATCCCCCGCGCGATCTCGCGTGAGGGCCTCGACGAGGCGCTGACGTTCTGGGCGCCGATCGCCCCGCTCACGCCATACGAGGGCATCCAGCAGATCCCGCCGGGCGCGGTGGCGACGCTCGACCTCGATCGCGACGTGGCGCCGCGCGTCTCGGTCCGCTTCCGCCCCGAGTTCCCCGCCGGGCGCGCGCCCGGCGGCGACGAGGCGGGGCTCGTGTCCAGCGTGCGCGAGGCGGTCCGCGGCGGCTCGACGATCCGCCTGCGCGCCGACGTCCCCGTCGGCAGCTACCTGAGCGGCGGGCTCGACTCCACGATCGTCGCGGCGCTCATCGCGTCGAACCGCGAGGTGCCGCTGCGCACGTTCTCGGTCGAGTTCGCCGAGCGCGAGTTCGACGAGGCCGAGTACCAGCGCGCCGCCGTCGCGCACCTCGGCACGTCGCACGCGTCGATCCAGTGCCGCGACGCCGACATCGCCGGCGTCTTCCCGGAGGTCGTCTACCACGCCGAGGCCCCGCTGCTGCGCACCGCCCCGGCCCCGCTGTTCATCCTGGCGCGCCTCGTCCGGCAGAGCGGCTACCGCGTGGTGCTGACGGGCGAGGGCGCCGACGAGTTCTTCGCCGGCTACGACATCTTCCGCGAGGACCGGGTGCGCCGCTTCTGGGCGCGCCACCCGGACAGCAAGCTCAGGCCGCAGCTCCTCCTCCGGCTCTACCCCTACCTCCAGCGGTCGCCGGTCGCGCAGGTCGAGATGGCCAAGGCCTTCTTCGGGCGGAACCTCGCGCAGACGGACGACCCGTTCTACTCCCACCGCCCGCGGTGGGACGCCACGAGCCGCATCAAGCTGATGCTCGATCCCGCGATGCGCGAGGGCATCGGCGACACCGCCGCGGCCGATCGCCTGAGGGAGCAGCTGCCGCGCGACTTCATGCGATGGACGCCGCTCGCGCGCGCGCAGTACCTGGAGATCACGACGCTGCTCTCCGGCTACCTGCTCTCCTCCCAGGGCGAGCGCATGATGATGGCGAACTCGGTCGAGGGGCGCTTCCCGTTCCTCGATCCCAACGTGATGGACGTGGCGGACGCGCTGCCGGACGCGCTCAAGCTCCGCACCCTCGACGAGAAGCACGTGCTGAAGCGCGCGATGGGCGATCTCCTGCCGCCCGGCGTCCTCGAGCGGAAGAAGCAGCCTTACCGCGCGCCCGTGGTGCAGCCTTTCTTCGGGAGCGGGACGCCGGACTATGTCGAGGCGTGCCTGTCGCCGGACGCCATCAAGGACGCCGGCATCTGGCAGGCGCAGCCCGTCGCGGCGCTCATCGCGAAGTGCCGCAAGACCGGCGGCAAGTCGATGAGCAACACCGACGACATGGCGTTCTGCGCCATCCTCTCCACGCAGCTCATGGCGCGCGACATCATCCAGGGTGCGCGCGTCGTCTCGGCCGCCGACGACACGTCCGGCCGGCTGGGCGTCGATGTCGATCGGGTGCGCGACGCCGCGGGCTGA